The proteins below come from a single Anguilla rostrata isolate EN2019 chromosome 3, ASM1855537v3, whole genome shotgun sequence genomic window:
- the LOC135250828 gene encoding neurexophilin-2-like, translating into MRTLCSILLLLFLHPGTCNKVQIPVAEVLEWGETNNEASLSQAASPRIVNPLRLFARGATGLKQNTSGMTYIQNMENFWDWLANQADVRERHARTKRRPIVKTGKFKKMFGWGDFHSNIKTVELNLLITGKIVDHGNGTFSVYFRHNSTGKGNVSVSLVPPSKVVEFEITQQSTLETKDSKAFNCRIEYEKTDRAKKTALCSFDPTNMCYKEQTQSHVSWLCSKPFKVICIYIAFFSVDYKLVQKVCPDYNYHSDTPYISTG; encoded by the coding sequence GGTACTTGCAACAAAGTGCAGATTCCGGTGGCCGAAGTCCTGGAATGGGGAGAGACGAATAACGAAGCGAGCCTCTCGCAGGCAGCCAGCCCTCGGATCGTGAACCCTCTCCGTCTGTTCGCCAGGGGAGCTACCGGGCTGAAGCAGAACACCAGCGGCATGACGTACATACAGAACATGGAAAACTTCTGGGACTGGCTAGCCAATCAGGCAGACGTTCGGGAGAGACATGCCAGAACTAAGCGGAGGCCAATAGTGAAGACGGGGAagttcaaaaaaatgtttggttggGGCGATTTCCACTCCAACATCAAGACCGTGGAACTGAACCTCCTCATAACCGGCAAAATTGTGGACCACGGGAACGGCACGTTCAGCGTTTACTTCCGTCACAACTCGACCGGTAAGGGGAACGTGTCCGTGAGCCTGGTGCCCCCCTCAAAGGTGGTGGAGTTTGAGATCACTCAGCAGTCCACGCTGGAGACCAAGGACTCCAAAGCTTTCAATTGTCGCATCGAATATGAGAAGACAGATCGGGCCAAGAAGACGGCCTTGTGCAGCTTCGATCCCACCAACATGTGTTACAAGGAGCAGACACAGAGTCACGTCTCTTGGCTTTGCTCAAAGCCCTTCAAAGTTATATGCATTTACATCGCTTTCTTCAGCGTTGACTACAAGCTGGTGCAGAAGGTTTGCCCTGACTATAATTACCATAGTGACACTCCCTACATCTCCACTGGCTGA